In one window of Cheilinus undulatus linkage group 23, ASM1832078v1, whole genome shotgun sequence DNA:
- the csrp2 gene encoding cysteine and glycine-rich protein 2, which yields MPNWGGGNKCTACRGMVYHAEEVQCDGKFFHKCCFLCMVCRKGLDSTTLAIHDQEIYCKSCYGKKYGPKGYGYGQGAGTLNMDRGERLGIKHEETHTHKPTTNPNPSKYAQKFGGSEKCARCGDSVYAAEKIMGAGKPWHKNCFRCAKCGKSLESTTQTEKDGEIYCKACYAKNFGPKGFGYGQGAGALVHAQ from the exons ATGCCAAACTGGGGAGGAGGTAACAAGTGTACAGCGTGCCGGGGGATGGTTTACCACGCCGAGGAAGTTCAATGTGATGGGAAGTTTTTCCACAAATGCTGTTTTCTCTGCA TGGTCTGCAGGAAGGGATTAGACAGCACCACGCTGGCGATTCATGACCAGGAGATCTACTGTAAGTCATGCTATGGAAAGAAATATGGCCCAAAAGGATACGGGTACGGTCAGGGGGCAGGGACGCTCAACATGGACCGAGGAGAACGGCTGGGAATCAAACACGAAGA gacacacactcacaaaccgACCACCAACCCAAACCCCTCCAAATATGCTCAGAAGTTTGGTGGTTCGGAGAAATGTGCTCGATGTGGAGACTCAGTCTACGCAGCTGAGAAGATAATGGGCGCAGGCAAG CCGTGGCATAAGAACTGCTTTCGTTGTGCAAAATGTGGGAAGAGTCTGGAGTCGACCACTCAGACCGAGAAAGACGGAGAAATCTACTGCAAAG cGTGCTATGCCAAGAACTTTGGGCCTAAAGGCTTCGGTTACGGCCAAGGAGCCGGCGCTCTGGTTCACGCTCAGTGA